In Primulina huaijiensis isolate GDHJ02 chromosome 6, ASM1229523v2, whole genome shotgun sequence, a single window of DNA contains:
- the LOC140978337 gene encoding uncharacterized protein isoform X1, giving the protein MSGGGVIASSQQAYSICSKPRTPLITRQQKAAAFWREHPSFSSNLKLVSIGSHKFRGINLGSVGCRSTGDSGENESRKILDAFFLGKALAETLNECIESSVGEFLSLVGRLQAEQQKQIQKFQEEVLEKAKQAKEQAAREAMETQDVSGVNRGVAKTISSYTPKTDPTSEQSKEDAVLGMLKDD; this is encoded by the exons ATGAGCGGCGGGGGAGTGATAGCATCGTCCCAACAAGCCTATTCGATTTGTTCGAAACCTCGTACCCCGTTGATAACCCGCCAACAAAAAGCCGCCGCTTTCTGGCGTGAACATCCATCGTTTTCATCCAATCTGAAGCTGGTCTCAATTGGGTCGCACAAGTTTCGAGGAATTAATCTTGGGTCAGTTGGGTGTAGGAGTACAGGTGATTCGG GTGAAAACGAGAGCAGAAAAATCTTGGATGCATTTTTCTTGGGGAAAGCTCTGGCCGAGACACTCAACGAGTGCATAGAGTCATCAGTTGGAGAATTTCTCAGCTTAGTCGGCAGATTACAAGCTGAGCAGCAGAAGCAAATTCAGAAATTCCAG GAAGAAGTGCTGGAGAAAGCTAAACAAGCGAAAGAACAAGCAGCGCGTGAAGCCATGGAAACACAAGATGTATCGGGAGTTAACCGTGGTGTAGCCAAAACAATATCCTCGTATACACCCAAGACCGATCCTACTTCGGAACAATCTAAAGAAGATGCTGTTTTGGGTATGCTCAAGGATGATTAA
- the LOC140978337 gene encoding uncharacterized protein isoform X2, translating into MSGGGVIASSQQAYSICSKPRTPLITRQQKAAAFWREHPSFSSNLKLVSIGSHKFRGINLGSVGCRSTGENESRKILDAFFLGKALAETLNECIESSVGEFLSLVGRLQAEQQKQIQKFQEEVLEKAKQAKEQAAREAMETQDVSGVNRGVAKTISSYTPKTDPTSEQSKEDAVLGMLKDD; encoded by the exons ATGAGCGGCGGGGGAGTGATAGCATCGTCCCAACAAGCCTATTCGATTTGTTCGAAACCTCGTACCCCGTTGATAACCCGCCAACAAAAAGCCGCCGCTTTCTGGCGTGAACATCCATCGTTTTCATCCAATCTGAAGCTGGTCTCAATTGGGTCGCACAAGTTTCGAGGAATTAATCTTGGGTCAGTTGGGTGTAGGAGTACAG GTGAAAACGAGAGCAGAAAAATCTTGGATGCATTTTTCTTGGGGAAAGCTCTGGCCGAGACACTCAACGAGTGCATAGAGTCATCAGTTGGAGAATTTCTCAGCTTAGTCGGCAGATTACAAGCTGAGCAGCAGAAGCAAATTCAGAAATTCCAG GAAGAAGTGCTGGAGAAAGCTAAACAAGCGAAAGAACAAGCAGCGCGTGAAGCCATGGAAACACAAGATGTATCGGGAGTTAACCGTGGTGTAGCCAAAACAATATCCTCGTATACACCCAAGACCGATCCTACTTCGGAACAATCTAAAGAAGATGCTGTTTTGGGTATGCTCAAGGATGATTAA
- the LOC140979664 gene encoding vesicle-associated membrane protein 721 — MGQQSLIYSFVARGTVILAEYTEFTGNFTGIAAQCLQKLPATNNKFTYNCDGHTFNYLVEDGFTYCVVAVESAGRQIPIAFLERTKEDFTKKYSGGKAATAVANSLNREFGPKLKEQMQYCVDHPEEVSKLAKVKAQVSEVKGVMMENIEKVLDRGEKIELLVDKTENLRSQAQDFRTQGTRMRRKMWFQNMKIKLIVLAIIIALILIIVLSVCRGFKCH; from the exons ATGGGGCAGCAATCGTTGATCTACAGCTTTGTGGCTCGTGGGACGGTGATTCTGGCGGAGTATACGGAGTTCACGGGAAATTTCACCGGAATCGCAGCTCAGTGCCTTCAGAAACTCCCCGCTACCAACAATAAGTTCACCTACAACTGCGATGGTCACACCTTCAATTACCTGGTGGAGGATGGATTTA CTTATTGTGTTGTGGCTGTTGAATCTGCTGGAAGACAAATTCCAATTGCATTCCTGGAAAGAACAAAAGAGGATTTTACCAAGAAGTATAGTGGAGGAAAGGCTGCTACAGCTGTAGCTAACAGCCTAAATAGAGAGTTTGG GCCCAAACTGAAGGAGCAAATGCAGTATTGTGTAGATCATCCCGAGGAGGTCAGCAAGCTTGCTAAGGTGAAAGCTCAGGTTTCAGAAGTCAAAGGAGTGATGATGGAGAACATTGAAAAG GTTCTTGACCGTGGAGAGAAAATCGAACTTCTGGTGGATAAAACAGAAAACCTTCGCTCTCAG GCCCAAGATTTTAGGACTCAGGGAACAAGGATGAGGAGGAAGATGTGGTTTCAGAATATGAAGATAAAGCTGATTGTTCTTGCCATAATTATTGCCTTGATTCTTATCATAGTTTTATCGGTATGTCGTGGATTCAAATGCCATTAA
- the LOC140979663 gene encoding pantoate--beta-alanine ligase — protein MANQEPLIISDKDEMRKWSRSMRSQGKSIGLVPTMGFLHQGHLSLIQESHKHTQLTVVSIYVNPGQFSPNEDLSTYPSDFLGDIGKLKSVPGGVDVVFNPKNLYDYGKNDGFENTNGQEKGKIVSCVENSGIGHETWVKVENLEKGLCGKSRPIFFRGVATIVTKLFNIVEPDVAVFGKKDYQQWKIIQRMVRDLDFGIKVVGSELMRDEDGLAMSSRNVHLSLDQRGKALSISKSLYKAKVAAEKGQVDCKELKDSLIHAIQEAGGIIDYAEIVDQESLEDLKEINRPAVCCVAAWFGNVRLIDNMEINV, from the exons ATGGCAAATCAAGAGCCACTGATAATATCGGATAAAGATGAGATGAGAAAATGGTCAAGATCCATGAGATCTCAAGGCAAATCCATTGGCTTAGTCCCAACAATGGGTTTCCTCCATCAAGGCCATCTTTCTCTAATTCAAGAATCCCACAAACACACACAGCTCACTGTTGTCTCAATCTATGTTAATCCTGGGCAGTTCTCCCCAAATGAGGATCTGTCCACCTATCCTTCTGATTTCCTTGGTGATATCGGAAAATTGAAGTCCGTTCCTGGTGGTGTGGATGTTGTTTTCAATCCCAAGAATTTGTATGACTACGGAAAAAATGATGGTTTTGAGAACACGAATGGTCAAGAAAAGGGAAAAATTGTTTCTTGTGTGGAGAATAGTGGGATTGGGCATGAGACTTGGGTTAAGGTTGAGAATTTGGAGAAGGGTTTGTGTGGAAAAAGTAGGCCTATTTTCTTTAGAGGAGTTGCTACAATTGTTACTAAATTGTTTAATATAGTTGAACCTGATGTTGCTGTATTTGGCAAGAAAGACTACCAGCAATGGAAGATCATCCAAAGGATG GTCAGAGATTTAGATTTTGGAATTAAAGTGGTCGGTTCAGAGTTGATGCGAGATGAAGACGGCCTTGCAATGAGTTCGCGTAATGTGCATCTTTCCTTAGACCAGCGGGGGAAG GCGTTATCGATAAGCAAGTCTCTGTATAAGGCTAAAGTTGCAGCAGAGAAGGGACAAGTTGATTGCAAAGAACTAAAAGATTCTCTTATCCATGCGATACAAGAAGCTGGTGGAATAATCGATTATGCCGAG ATTGTAGATCAAGAAAGTTTGGAAGATTTGAAAGAGATCAATAGACCTGCAGTGTGTTGTGTTGCCGCTTGGTTTGGAAACGTCAGACTAATTGACAACATGGAAATCAACGTTTAG